The Pseudomonas azotoformans genome has a segment encoding these proteins:
- a CDS encoding YfiR family protein has product MNVAVSPTERSLSWRRMLLVAFLCVFAPHAFAQAPDPAGVAAQRAQAVTQVVLGILSYARWPVEPAQLRLCIVGPTQYTDDLIKGTTQATGRPVVVQRLLASHPDIVNACDAVYIGKLSADERSQLFTSLIGHPVLSISEGGDQCTVGSLFCLRVSDEQVSFEVNLDSVARSGVRIHPSVLQLSRRRAPAS; this is encoded by the coding sequence ATGAACGTGGCTGTCTCGCCCACAGAGCGCAGTTTGAGCTGGAGACGCATGCTGCTGGTGGCGTTCCTGTGCGTGTTCGCGCCACACGCTTTCGCCCAGGCGCCCGACCCTGCGGGCGTTGCCGCCCAGCGTGCGCAGGCCGTCACCCAAGTGGTGCTGGGTATCCTCAGTTATGCGCGCTGGCCGGTCGAACCTGCGCAATTGCGCCTGTGCATCGTTGGGCCGACCCAATACACCGACGACCTGATCAAAGGCACCACCCAAGCCACCGGCCGCCCAGTGGTGGTACAGCGCCTGCTGGCCAGCCATCCCGATATCGTCAATGCGTGCGACGCGGTGTACATCGGCAAGCTCAGCGCCGATGAGCGCAGCCAGTTGTTCACCTCGTTGATCGGCCATCCGGTGCTGAGCATCAGCGAAGGCGGCGACCAATGCACCGTGGGCAGTCTGTTCTGCCTGCGGGTGAGCGATGAGCAGGTGTCGTTCGAGGTCAACCTCGACTCCGTCGCCCGCAGCGGCGTGCGCATTCACCCGAGCGTGCTGCAGTTGTCCCGCCGCCGAGCGCCTGCGTCATGA
- the recD gene encoding exodeoxyribonuclease V subunit alpha has translation MSLSPLPLEALMPLSRAADLVQLLERWVDRGWLRALDKAFVGFLHELDPQADPLVLLAAALTSHQLGHGHVCLDLFETLKAPDFALSLPPEGDLQTGAMLLPSQLLEGLDGAHWCHALAASHLVALAVDGSESAQSRPLVLSGKRLYLRRYWTYERRIDSALRLRLATQENVAGDLPQRLNSLFDQPPPDGVIDWQKLACALATRGAFSIVTGGPGTGKTTTVVRLLALLQAPAVESGSPLRIRLAAPTGKAAARLTESISQQVLSLKVPDSVKEKIPTQVTTVHRLLGSRPGTRHFRHHLGNPLPLDVLVVDEASMIDLEMMANLLDALPPHARLVLLGDKDQLASVEAGAVLGDLCRDAEAGFYNADTRQWLQAVSGEDLSASGLQEDLDGSHPLAQQVVMLRYSRRFGEGSGIGQLARWVNQQNAEEARKLLAARSHADLFCVSLKGEHDHALERLVLDGQGDGAEGYRYYLNLLQSARPSPDTPRESEAWTLWAQQLLQAFDAFQLLCAVRKGPWGVEGLNLRITAALRKVRLIEGDEQWYEGRPVLMTRNDYGLGLMNGDIGIALKLPESDGGPQVLRVAFPRNDGQGGVRFVLPSRLNDVETVYAMTVHKSQGSEFTHTALILPDALNPVLTKELIYTGITRAKRWFSLIEPRGGVFEEAVRRKVKRLSGLMLELGHESEKTD, from the coding sequence ATGAGCCTGTCGCCGCTACCGCTGGAGGCGCTGATGCCCCTCAGCCGCGCCGCCGACCTGGTGCAATTGCTGGAGCGCTGGGTAGACCGTGGCTGGTTGCGTGCCTTGGACAAAGCCTTCGTGGGTTTCCTGCACGAGCTTGACCCTCAGGCCGACCCGCTGGTGCTGCTGGCCGCCGCGCTGACCAGCCACCAATTGGGCCATGGTCACGTCTGCCTCGACTTGTTCGAAACCCTCAAGGCGCCGGATTTTGCCCTGTCCTTGCCGCCAGAGGGCGATCTGCAAACCGGCGCCATGTTGTTGCCGTCGCAGTTATTGGAAGGCCTGGACGGCGCCCACTGGTGCCACGCACTGGCCGCCAGTCACCTGGTGGCGCTGGCGGTCGATGGCAGCGAATCCGCGCAGAGTCGTCCTTTGGTACTGTCCGGCAAGCGTCTGTACCTGCGCCGCTACTGGACTTACGAACGGCGCATCGACAGCGCCTTGCGCCTGCGTCTTGCCACCCAGGAAAACGTGGCCGGCGATTTGCCGCAGCGCCTCAACAGCCTGTTCGATCAACCGCCGCCTGACGGTGTGATCGACTGGCAAAAACTCGCCTGCGCCCTGGCCACACGCGGCGCATTCAGCATCGTCACCGGCGGCCCTGGCACTGGCAAAACCACCACCGTGGTGCGCTTGCTCGCGCTGTTGCAGGCGCCGGCTGTGGAATCCGGCAGCCCATTGCGCATTCGCCTGGCCGCCCCCACCGGTAAGGCCGCCGCACGCCTCACCGAGTCCATCAGCCAACAAGTGCTGTCGCTGAAAGTGCCGGACAGCGTGAAGGAAAAAATCCCGACCCAGGTCACCACCGTCCACCGCTTGCTGGGCAGTCGCCCAGGCACACGGCATTTTCGTCATCACCTCGGTAACCCATTGCCCCTGGATGTGCTGGTGGTGGACGAAGCCTCGATGATCGACCTGGAAATGATGGCCAACCTGCTCGACGCCTTGCCGCCCCACGCACGCTTGGTACTGCTGGGTGACAAGGACCAACTGGCGTCGGTAGAGGCGGGCGCTGTCCTCGGTGACTTGTGCCGCGACGCCGAAGCCGGTTTCTACAACGCCGACACCCGCCAGTGGCTGCAAGCCGTCAGCGGCGAAGACCTCAGCGCCAGCGGCCTGCAGGAAGACCTCGACGGCAGTCACCCCCTGGCCCAGCAAGTGGTGATGCTGCGTTACTCGCGACGTTTCGGCGAAGGCAGTGGCATCGGTCAACTGGCGCGCTGGGTCAACCAGCAAAACGCTGAAGAAGCCCGCAAGCTGCTCGCCGCGCGCAGTCACGCTGACCTGTTCTGCGTCAGCCTCAAGGGCGAACACGATCACGCCCTCGAACGCCTGGTGCTGGACGGGCAGGGTGACGGTGCCGAGGGCTATCGCTATTACCTCAATCTGTTGCAGAGCGCGCGCCCGTCGCCGGATACGCCGCGTGAAAGTGAGGCCTGGACCCTCTGGGCGCAACAATTGCTGCAAGCCTTCGACGCGTTCCAACTGCTCTGCGCGGTACGCAAAGGCCCCTGGGGCGTGGAAGGCCTGAACCTGCGCATCACCGCCGCCCTGCGCAAGGTGCGGCTGATCGAAGGCGACGAGCAGTGGTACGAAGGCCGCCCGGTGCTGATGACCCGCAACGATTACGGCCTGGGCCTGATGAACGGCGACATCGGCATCGCGCTCAAACTGCCCGAAAGCGACGGCGGCCCCCAGGTGCTGCGCGTGGCCTTCCCACGCAACGACGGCCAAGGCGGTGTGCGATTTGTGCTGCCCAGCCGTCTGAACGATGTGGAAACCGTGTACGCCATGACCGTGCACAAATCCCAGGGCTCGGAATTCACCCATACCGCGCTGATCCTGCCGGATGCGCTGAACCCGGTGCTCACCAAAGAGCTGATCTACACCGGCATCACCCGGGCCAAGCGCTGGTTCAGCCTGATCGAGCCCCGAGGCGGCGTGTTTGAGGAGGCCGTCAGGCGCAAGGTCAAGCGTTTGAGTGGGTTGATGCTGGAGCTGGGTCACGAATCGGAAAAAACTGACTGA
- the recB gene encoding exodeoxyribonuclease V subunit beta → MTSKPLALAFPLKGSQLIEASAGTGKTFTISALYLRLVLGHGGDESGFGRELLPPQILVVTFTDAATKELRERIRIRLAEAARFFREEIEQPDALIADLRDEYPLEQWPACANRLDIAAQWMDEAAVSTIHSWCQRMLREHAFDSGSLFTQTLETDHSDLLGEVLRDYWRLFCYPMHDDALNWVRSNWGGPAALMPRVRALFGSERPTDEAREPAELITACLQERREALTAIKAPWQQWAAELRDICLQAVAAKAVDGRKMQARYFEPWFEKISAWAADETLEQLDIGTGFTRLTPDGMAEAWKGEPPQHPGIDAMAGLKATLDALPTPDAAVLQHAAGWVGKRFEEEKRRRAEMGFDDMLIRLNAALQADGGERLASVIREQFPVALIDEFQDTDPVQYAIFDSIYRIEENHLDSGLFLIGDPKQAIYAFRGADIYTYLRARQSTTGRHHTLGTNFRSSHAMVEAVNHVFQRAETGRGAFLFREPNGENPVPFHSVLSQGRKEQLQVNGQTLPAMNLWHLPTDQPVSNGLYRQQLAAACATHIVELLNGGQQGSAGFLQPDGSFKGVRPSDIAILVRDGKEAQAVRAELAARGVRSVYLSDKDSVFAAQEAHDLLAWLKACAEPDVERPLRAALACVTLNLSLPELERLNQDELAWESRVMQFRGYRVIWRNQGVLPMLRRLLHDFKLPQTLIARSDGERVLTNLLHLSELLQQAASELDGEQALIRHLAEHLALSGQAGEEQILRLESDEQLVKVVTIHKSKGLEYDLVFLPFICSAKPVDGSRLPLHYHDETGKSQVGLRPTPELIAKADNERLAEDLRLFYVALTRAKHACWLGIADLKRGNSNSSVLHLSALGYLLGAGASLGESAGLARWLLDLQEGCTAINYAQVPEAQDILFHPPRNEATLRAPLLPQRKAAENWWIASYSALRIGDSMSAAPLEAPESPQAQKLFDDERLDPDAPREVAASGGDIHRFPRGPNPGTFLHGLLEWAGEDGFNVTPEAIEKAVGARCNRRNWEGWIITLSSWLGHLLQVPLPVDNGHVSLSGLQQYQIEMEFWFASHKVDVLAVDKLVCQFTHNGASRVAAEPVLLNGMFKGFIDLTFEHDGRYYVADYKSNWLGPDDSAYTLDAMEQSILDHRYDLQYVLYLLALHRQLKARLSDYDYDRHVGGALYIFLRGTQSASQGAYFTRPPRELIEGLDLLFQGKPIPPKVEPAWEQGVLL, encoded by the coding sequence ATGACCAGCAAACCCTTGGCCCTGGCCTTCCCGCTCAAAGGCAGCCAGCTGATTGAAGCCAGCGCCGGCACCGGCAAGACCTTTACCATCTCCGCCCTCTACCTGCGCCTGGTTCTCGGCCACGGTGGCGATGAATCAGGCTTTGGCCGCGAACTGCTGCCGCCGCAAATCCTGGTGGTGACCTTCACCGATGCCGCCACCAAAGAACTGCGCGAACGCATCCGCATCCGCCTGGCTGAAGCAGCACGCTTCTTCCGCGAAGAAATTGAACAGCCCGACGCTCTGATCGCTGATCTACGCGACGAATACCCGCTCGAACAATGGCCCGCCTGCGCCAACCGCTTGGACATCGCCGCCCAATGGATGGACGAAGCCGCCGTCTCGACCATCCACAGTTGGTGTCAGCGCATGCTGCGCGAACACGCCTTCGACAGCGGCAGCCTGTTCACCCAAACCCTGGAAACCGATCACAGCGACTTGCTCGGCGAAGTGTTGCGCGATTACTGGCGACTGTTCTGCTACCCGATGCACGACGACGCACTCAATTGGGTGCGCAGCAACTGGGGTGGCCCCGCCGCATTGATGCCGCGAGTGCGCGCGTTGTTCGGCAGTGAACGGCCCACGGATGAAGCCCGCGAGCCCGCAGAGCTGATCACGGCCTGCCTGCAAGAGCGCCGCGAAGCGCTGACCGCCATCAAGGCGCCCTGGCAACAATGGGCCGCCGAGCTGCGCGACATCTGTCTGCAAGCCGTGGCCGCCAAAGCTGTCGACGGCCGCAAGATGCAAGCGCGTTACTTCGAGCCCTGGTTCGAAAAGATCAGTGCCTGGGCCGCTGACGAAACCCTCGAACAGCTCGACATCGGCACCGGCTTCACCCGCTTGACGCCCGACGGCATGGCCGAAGCCTGGAAGGGCGAGCCGCCGCAGCATCCTGGCATCGACGCCATGGCTGGCCTCAAGGCGACCCTTGATGCGCTGCCAACCCCCGACGCCGCCGTGTTGCAACACGCGGCCGGCTGGGTCGGCAAACGCTTTGAAGAAGAAAAACGCCGTCGCGCCGAAATGGGTTTCGACGACATGCTCATCCGCCTCAACGCTGCACTGCAAGCCGACGGCGGCGAACGCCTGGCCAGTGTGATCCGCGAGCAATTCCCGGTAGCCCTGATCGACGAGTTCCAGGATACCGACCCGGTGCAATACGCCATCTTCGACAGCATTTACCGCATCGAAGAAAACCACCTCGACAGTGGCCTGTTCCTGATCGGCGACCCCAAGCAAGCGATCTACGCCTTCCGTGGCGCCGATATCTACACCTACCTGCGCGCCCGTCAGTCCACCACTGGCCGTCATCACACGTTGGGCACCAACTTCCGCTCCAGCCACGCGATGGTCGAGGCGGTGAACCACGTGTTCCAGCGTGCGGAAACAGGTCGCGGCGCATTCCTGTTCCGCGAGCCCAATGGTGAAAACCCGGTGCCGTTCCACTCGGTACTGTCCCAGGGACGTAAAGAACAATTGCAGGTAAATGGCCAAACGCTGCCAGCCATGAACCTCTGGCACTTGCCTACTGACCAGCCGGTTTCCAACGGGCTGTATCGTCAGCAACTTGCGGCGGCCTGTGCCACGCACATTGTTGAATTGCTCAACGGCGGGCAGCAGGGCAGCGCAGGCTTCCTACAACCGGACGGCAGCTTCAAAGGCGTGCGTCCGTCAGACATCGCCATTCTCGTGCGTGACGGCAAGGAGGCCCAGGCCGTGCGCGCCGAGTTGGCCGCCCGTGGCGTGCGCAGCGTCTACCTGTCCGACAAGGATTCGGTCTTCGCCGCTCAGGAAGCCCACGACCTGCTGGCCTGGCTCAAGGCTTGCGCCGAACCGGATGTGGAACGCCCACTGCGCGCCGCACTGGCTTGCGTCACCCTGAATCTGTCACTGCCGGAGCTGGAGCGTCTGAACCAGGACGAACTGGCGTGGGAAAGCCGCGTCATGCAGTTCCGTGGCTACCGCGTGATTTGGCGTAACCAAGGCGTGCTGCCGATGCTGCGTCGTCTGCTTCACGACTTCAAACTGCCGCAAACCCTGATCGCGCGCAGTGATGGCGAACGTGTTCTGACCAACCTGCTGCACCTCAGCGAATTGCTGCAACAGGCCGCATCGGAACTGGACGGCGAACAGGCACTGATCCGCCATCTGGCCGAACACCTGGCACTTTCTGGTCAGGCGGGTGAAGAACAGATCCTGCGCCTGGAGAGTGATGAGCAACTGGTCAAGGTCGTGACCATCCACAAATCCAAAGGCCTGGAATACGACTTGGTTTTCCTGCCGTTCATTTGTTCAGCCAAGCCGGTGGATGGCAGCCGCTTACCGCTGCACTACCACGATGAAACCGGCAAATCCCAAGTCGGCCTGCGTCCTACGCCTGAGCTGATCGCAAAGGCAGACAATGAGCGTCTGGCCGAAGACCTGCGCCTGTTCTACGTCGCCCTGACACGCGCCAAGCACGCCTGCTGGCTAGGCATCGCCGACCTCAAGCGTGGCAACAGCAACAGCTCCGTGCTGCACCTGTCGGCGCTGGGCTACTTGCTCGGTGCAGGCGCCTCGTTGGGTGAGTCCGCCGGCTTGGCACGCTGGCTCCTGGACCTTCAAGAAGGTTGCACCGCCATCAACTACGCCCAGGTGCCCGAAGCGCAAGACATCCTTTTCCACCCACCACGCAACGAAGCCACGCTGCGAGCGCCGCTCCTGCCCCAGCGCAAGGCTGCGGAAAACTGGTGGATCGCTTCCTACAGCGCCTTGCGCATTGGCGACAGCATGAGCGCCGCCCCGCTCGAAGCACCGGAAAGTCCACAGGCCCAGAAGTTGTTCGATGACGAACGGCTCGACCCCGATGCACCCCGCGAAGTGGCGGCGTCCGGCGGCGATATTCACCGTTTCCCACGCGGTCCTAACCCAGGGACCTTCCTCCACGGCCTATTGGAATGGGCAGGGGAGGACGGCTTCAACGTTACGCCCGAGGCCATCGAAAAAGCCGTGGGCGCCCGCTGCAACCGGCGCAACTGGGAAGGCTGGATCATCACCCTCAGCAGTTGGCTCGGCCACCTGCTGCAAGTGCCACTGCCTGTGGATAACGGTCACGTCTCCCTCAGTGGTTTGCAGCAGTACCAGATCGAGATGGAGTTCTGGTTCGCCAGCCACAAGGTTGACGTACTCGCCGTCGACAAGTTGGTGTGCCAATTCACCCACAACGGCGCTTCCCGCGTTGCCGCCGAGCCTGTACTGCTCAACGGCATGTTCAAGGGCTTCATCGATTTGACCTTCGAACACGATGGCCGCTATTACGTGGCCGACTACAAATCCAACTGGCTGGGCCCCGACGATTCGGCCTACACCTTGGATGCCATGGAGCAGTCGATCCTTGATCATCGGTACGACCTTCAATACGTACTTTACCTACTGGCCCTGCACCGCCAACTCAAGGCGCGCCTGTCGGACTACGACTACGACCGGCATGTCGGCGGCGCGCTGTACATTTTCCTGCGGGGCACGCAGTCCGCGAGCCAGGGCGCGTATTTCACCCGACCGCCGCGGGAACTGATCGAAGGCCTGGACCTGCTGTTCCAGGGCAAGCCCATCCCGCCCAAGGTTGAGCCCGCCTGGGAACAAGGAGTGTTGTTATGA
- the recC gene encoding exodeoxyribonuclease V subunit gamma, whose amino-acid sequence MPDATSLSPGFMVVHGNRLDELRSLVVSWMRRYPLAPLENEIALVQSNGIAQWLKLALAEDPEEDDMGGCGIAAAIDVQLPGSFMWQLYRMVLGKDEIPPKSLLDKAPLTWRLMRLLPELIDQPHFEPLQRFLTHDSDLRKRYQLAERLADLFDQYQVYRADWLEDWAAGRHQLRNGRGESKPLNPANCWQAELWRALLLDVGEEGMAESRAGVHQRFIERINTLETAPAGLPSRVIVFGISSLPAQALEALAGLARFSQVLLCVHNPCRHHWSDIVADKDLLRNEYKRQARKAGMPVTIDPQTLHQHAHPLLAAWGKQGRDYISLLDSYDDPNSYRAAFRDGRIDLFSDSEPTTLLNQLQDDILELRPLNETRELWPAVDLERDTSIRFHIAHSAQREVEILHDQLLQRFSAAPSLRPRDIIVMVPDVDSYAPHIRAVFGQLERNDPRFIPFTLTDQGQRGRDPLLIAVEHLLKLPDSRFPVSEILDLLDVPALRERFAIQERDLPTLHRWIEGAGIRWGLNAEQRAGLGLPAELEQNSWRFGLRRMLLGYAVGTGAACEGIEPYDEIGGLDAALIGPLVALLDALNDAHQALSLPAAPAQWGERLQRLMQLFFMPSSEHDDYLLGQLEQLRETWLETCESVGLQDELPLTVVREAWLAGLDQGRLSQRFLAGAVNFCTLMPMRAIPFKLVCLLGMNDGDYPRAQPPLDFDLMGSDYRPGDRSRREDDRYLLLEALLSARDQLYISWVGRSIRDNSDRPASVLIGQLRDHLASGWHHANSDEPLIDAMTQEHPLQPFSARYFHEGDALFSYAREWQLLHETPDAMPEEEELSSHQQDEPLSLGQLQDFLRNPVKHFFSQRLKVFFEAAEVPLADEEPFVLDALQRYSLSDSLLNAALTQPDHLDQALNAQALRLQGSGLLPMVGFGECLRNELIEPLPDLLRRYQQLLVLWPTPHTGAEPVSFEHNGVQLEGWISGLHRRSDGGLLSVTTIPNSIGSIKTRKWHRLIRPWVNHVVACACGLPLSTGLVASDDTLLLPPLDKTNAQEILGNLLLAWHTGMSQPLPVAVKTAFAWLSQTDPAKAQAAASKAYEGDGLTTDGERRETPALTRQFPDYATLIASEEFEGWCETLYRPLLNAPWRSLTGEEAGT is encoded by the coding sequence ATGCCGGATGCGACGTCCCTCAGCCCTGGATTCATGGTGGTTCACGGCAACCGCCTGGACGAACTGCGCAGCCTGGTGGTCAGTTGGATGCGCCGCTATCCCCTCGCGCCCCTGGAAAACGAAATCGCCCTAGTCCAAAGCAACGGCATCGCCCAGTGGCTCAAGCTGGCCCTGGCCGAAGATCCGGAAGAGGACGACATGGGCGGTTGCGGCATCGCCGCAGCAATCGATGTTCAACTGCCCGGCAGCTTTATGTGGCAGCTCTACCGCATGGTCTTAGGCAAAGATGAAATTCCGCCCAAGTCCCTGCTCGATAAAGCACCGCTGACCTGGCGCCTCATGCGCCTGCTGCCGGAGCTTATCGATCAACCGCACTTCGAGCCGCTGCAGCGCTTTCTCACCCACGACAGCGATCTGCGCAAACGCTACCAACTCGCCGAGCGCCTGGCAGACCTGTTCGACCAATATCAGGTCTACCGCGCCGACTGGCTCGAAGACTGGGCTGCCGGCCGCCACCAACTGCGCAACGGTCGAGGCGAATCCAAACCGCTCAATCCGGCCAACTGCTGGCAAGCCGAACTATGGCGCGCACTGCTGCTGGATGTCGGTGAAGAAGGCATGGCCGAAAGCCGCGCCGGCGTTCACCAGCGTTTTATCGAGCGCATCAATACACTGGAAACAGCGCCCGCGGGCCTGCCATCCCGAGTCATTGTTTTCGGCATCTCCTCGTTGCCCGCCCAGGCACTGGAAGCCCTCGCCGGTCTCGCGCGATTCAGCCAAGTCCTGCTCTGCGTGCACAACCCCTGCCGTCACCATTGGTCTGACATCGTCGCCGATAAAGACCTGCTACGTAACGAATACAAGCGCCAAGCGCGTAAAGCCGGCATGCCGGTCACCATCGACCCACAAACCCTGCACCAGCACGCCCACCCGCTGCTGGCCGCCTGGGGCAAACAAGGCCGTGACTACATCAGCTTGCTGGACAGCTACGACGACCCCAACAGTTACCGCGCAGCATTCCGCGATGGCCGCATCGACCTGTTCAGCGACAGCGAGCCCACCACACTGCTCAACCAGCTCCAGGACGACATCCTGGAACTGCGTCCACTCAATGAAACCCGCGAGCTATGGCCTGCTGTCGACCTGGAACGTGATACCTCCATCCGCTTCCACATCGCCCACAGCGCCCAGCGCGAGGTGGAAATCCTGCACGACCAACTGCTCCAACGCTTCAGTGCCGCCCCCTCGCTGCGCCCGCGAGATATCATCGTCATGGTCCCGGATGTCGACAGCTATGCGCCGCATATCCGCGCCGTGTTCGGCCAACTCGAACGCAATGACCCACGCTTCATCCCGTTCACCCTGACCGACCAGGGCCAACGCGGCCGGGACCCGCTGCTGATCGCCGTCGAACATCTGCTGAAACTGCCCGACAGCCGCTTCCCGGTGAGCGAGATCCTCGACCTGCTCGACGTGCCGGCCCTGCGCGAACGCTTCGCCATCCAGGAGCGCGACCTGCCGACGCTGCATCGCTGGATCGAAGGTGCCGGCATCCGCTGGGGGCTCAACGCCGAACAACGTGCCGGCCTGGGCCTGCCAGCAGAGTTAGAACAAAACAGCTGGCGTTTCGGCCTGCGCCGCATGTTGCTTGGTTACGCCGTAGGCACCGGTGCCGCGTGTGAGGGCATCGAGCCCTACGATGAAATCGGTGGCCTCGACGCAGCGCTCATTGGCCCTCTGGTCGCTTTGCTCGACGCACTCAACGACGCACATCAAGCACTGTCGCTACCTGCGGCTCCTGCGCAATGGGGCGAGCGCCTGCAACGCCTGATGCAACTGTTCTTCATGCCCAGCAGCGAACACGATGACTACCTGCTGGGCCAACTCGAACAGCTCAGGGAAACCTGGCTGGAAACCTGCGAATCCGTCGGCCTGCAGGACGAGTTACCCCTCACCGTAGTCCGCGAAGCCTGGCTTGCAGGTCTGGACCAAGGCCGCCTCTCCCAGCGTTTCCTCGCCGGAGCTGTCAATTTCTGTACGTTGATGCCCATGCGAGCGATCCCATTCAAGCTCGTTTGCCTGCTCGGCATGAACGATGGCGATTACCCGCGCGCGCAACCCCCACTGGACTTCGACCTGATGGGCAGCGACTACCGCCCCGGCGACCGCTCACGGCGTGAAGACGACCGCTACCTGCTGCTCGAAGCACTCCTGTCAGCCCGCGACCAGCTGTACATAAGCTGGGTGGGCCGCAGCATCCGCGATAACAGTGACCGCCCTGCGTCGGTACTCATCGGCCAACTACGCGACCATCTCGCTAGCGGCTGGCACCACGCTAATAGCGATGAACCGCTGATCGACGCCATGACACAAGAGCACCCACTGCAACCGTTCAGCGCCCGCTACTTCCATGAGGGCGACGCACTGTTCAGCTACGCCCGTGAGTGGCAATTACTGCACGAAACGCCGGATGCCATGCCAGAAGAAGAGGAACTCAGCTCGCATCAACAGGACGAGCCCCTGAGCCTCGGTCAGCTTCAAGACTTCCTGCGCAACCCGGTCAAACACTTCTTCAGCCAACGCCTGAAAGTGTTCTTCGAAGCCGCCGAAGTGCCACTGGCCGACGAAGAACCCTTCGTCCTCGATGCCCTGCAACGCTACAGCCTGAGCGACAGCCTGCTGAACGCCGCACTCACCCAACCCGATCATCTCGACCAAGCCCTGAACGCCCAGGCCCTGCGCCTGCAAGGCAGTGGCCTGTTGCCGATGGTCGGTTTCGGCGAATGCCTGCGCAACGAACTGATCGAACCGTTACCCGATCTGTTGCGACGCTATCAGCAACTGCTCGTCCTCTGGCCCACCCCGCACACCGGCGCCGAACCGGTCAGTTTTGAGCATAATGGCGTGCAGTTGGAAGGTTGGATCAGTGGTCTGCATCGACGCAGCGATGGCGGGTTGCTCAGCGTTACCACCATCCCCAACAGCATCGGCTCGATCAAGACCCGCAAGTGGCATCGCCTGATTCGCCCCTGGGTCAATCACGTGGTTGCCTGCGCCTGCGGCCTGCCGCTGAGCACCGGCTTGGTGGCCAGCGATGACACCCTGCTGCTGCCGCCGTTGGATAAAACCAATGCCCAGGAAATCCTCGGTAACCTATTGCTGGCCTGGCATACCGGCATGAGCCAACCCTTACCCGTCGCCGTCAAAACCGCTTTCGCTTGGCTCAGCCAAACTGACCCCGCCAAGGCCCAGGCGGCGGCCAGCAAAGCCTACGAAGGCGATGGCCTGACTACCGATGGCGAACGCCGCGAAACCCCGGCGCTCACCCGGCAATTCCCCGACTACGCCACGCTCATCGCCAGCGAAGAATTCGAAGGTTGGTGCGAAACCCTGTATCGCCCGCTGCTCAACGCCCCGTGGCGATCACTCACAGGCGAGGAGGCCGGCACATGA
- a CDS encoding diguanylate cyclase domain-containing protein: MTAVKARPTLRSVIGRGHMILALVAVTLASVSLTLLGVLALRVYAEHNLHLIARSINYTVEAAVVFNDSAAATEALSLIASTEEVAEAEVFDANGKLLAKWIRPETGMLSRVELELAHTLLEQPISQPILHQGKAIGSIHLTGHGGSLLRFLLSGLAGILICTALSAWVALHLARRLLRGITGPLQSLAAVAHAARSERDFDRRVPPAQIAELDSLGSDFNALLGEMEAWQSHLQSENESLAHQANHDSLTGLPNRAFFEGRLIRALRSAAKAKEQVAVLYLDSDRFKEINDSFGHAAGDAVLVAVAERVRAQLREDDLVARLGGDEFAILLAPLHKAEDAERIADKIIASMDRPIPVPGNTQVLTSLSIGIAIYPDHGATPGTLLNAADAAMYQAKRLSSGGQQTAESDNPVVNVQHRS, encoded by the coding sequence ATGACAGCCGTCAAAGCGCGGCCGACCCTGCGTTCCGTCATTGGTCGCGGGCACATGATCCTGGCGCTGGTGGCGGTGACGCTGGCAAGTGTTTCCCTGACCCTGCTTGGCGTACTGGCGCTGCGGGTCTATGCCGAGCACAACCTGCACCTGATCGCACGCTCCATCAACTACACCGTGGAAGCGGCGGTGGTGTTCAACGACAGCGCGGCGGCCACTGAAGCCCTCAGCCTGATTGCCTCCACCGAAGAAGTGGCCGAGGCCGAAGTCTTCGATGCCAATGGCAAGCTGTTGGCGAAGTGGATACGCCCGGAAACCGGCATGCTCTCGCGGGTCGAGTTGGAGCTGGCGCACACCCTGCTCGAACAACCCATCAGCCAGCCGATCCTGCATCAAGGCAAAGCCATCGGCAGCATTCATCTCACCGGCCACGGCGGTAGCCTGCTGCGCTTCCTGCTCAGCGGCCTGGCCGGGATCCTCATCTGTACCGCCCTCAGCGCATGGGTTGCCCTGCACCTGGCGCGGCGCCTGTTGCGTGGCATCACCGGCCCATTGCAAAGCCTCGCCGCCGTGGCCCATGCCGCCCGTAGCGAGCGCGATTTCGACCGCCGCGTGCCACCGGCGCAAATCGCCGAACTCGACAGCCTCGGCAGTGACTTCAACGCCTTGCTCGGCGAAATGGAAGCCTGGCAGAGCCACCTGCAAAGCGAGAACGAATCCCTCGCCCACCAGGCCAACCACGACAGCCTCACTGGCTTGCCCAATCGTGCGTTCTTCGAAGGCCGTTTGATCCGCGCCCTGCGCAGTGCGGCCAAGGCCAAGGAACAGGTGGCGGTGCTGTACCTCGACAGCGACCGCTTCAAAGAGATCAACGACAGCTTTGGCCACGCTGCCGGCGACGCCGTCCTCGTCGCCGTGGCCGAGCGTGTGCGTGCGCAATTGCGTGAAGATGACCTGGTGGCACGCCTGGGCGGCGATGAGTTCGCCATCCTGCTGGCGCCATTGCACAAGGCGGAAGACGCCGAGCGCATCGCCGACAAGATCATCGCCAGCATGGACCGGCCCATTCCCGTGCCCGGCAACACCCAGGTGTTGACCTCCCTCAGTATCGGCATTGCCATTTACCCCGATCATGGCGCCACCCCTGGCACCTTGCTCAATGCCGCCGACGCGGCGATGTACCAGGCCAAGCGTTTGTCCTCGGGCGGCCAGCAAACGGCGGAGTCGGATAACCCCGTCGTCAACGTTCAACACAGGAGTTGA